The bacterium genome includes a region encoding these proteins:
- a CDS encoding metal ABC transporter permease: MRELAVHLTIANSSPQLSWNLFDDLAALFHYEFMVHAFEAGTIVAVVAGAIGYFVVLRSSAFAAHALSHIGFAGATGAVVLGLNPVFGLLAFTLTSGVTIGALGSRLRGRDVTIGIVLAWTLGLGVLFISLYRGYATEAYALLFGEILGISSGDVVVSLVAGLVTVGGLVAVYRPMLFASVDEELASAKGVPVTALSIAFMAILAVAVTEAVQVVGVLLIFALIVTPAAIAVRFTSRPLAAILTGVGLALVFTWLGLAIAYYSPHPVSFFITSLAFATYVAVRVAESARHRWPRRSVTEGAALG, translated from the coding sequence ATGCGTGAGCTGGCCGTGCATCTCACCATCGCCAACAGCTCGCCGCAGCTCAGCTGGAACCTGTTCGACGACCTCGCCGCCCTCTTCCACTACGAGTTCATGGTCCACGCTTTCGAGGCGGGGACCATCGTCGCGGTGGTGGCCGGCGCGATCGGCTACTTCGTCGTCTTGAGGAGCTCCGCGTTCGCCGCCCACGCCCTTTCTCACATCGGCTTCGCCGGGGCGACCGGCGCGGTGGTCCTCGGTCTCAACCCGGTTTTCGGATTGCTGGCCTTCACCCTGACGAGCGGGGTGACGATCGGCGCGCTCGGCAGCCGCCTGCGGGGCCGCGACGTGACGATCGGCATCGTGCTTGCGTGGACGCTCGGTCTAGGCGTGCTGTTCATCTCGCTGTACCGGGGCTACGCGACCGAGGCGTACGCCCTGCTATTCGGTGAGATCCTCGGCATCAGCTCCGGCGACGTGGTGGTCTCGCTCGTCGCCGGGCTGGTCACGGTCGGGGGCCTGGTCGCGGTCTACCGCCCAATGCTCTTCGCGTCGGTGGACGAGGAGCTGGCCAGCGCCAAGGGTGTGCCGGTCACCGCGCTGTCCATCGCCTTCATGGCGATCCTGGCGGTGGCGGTCACCGAGGCGGTTCAGGTGGTGGGCGTGCTGTTGATCTTCGCTCTGATCGTCACGCCGGCGGCGATCGCCGTGCGTTTCACCAGCCGGCCGCTGGCCGCGATCCTCACGGGCGTCGGGTTGGCGCTCGTCTTCACCTGGCTGGGGCTCGCGATCGCCTACTACTCACCCCACCCGGTCAGCTTCTTCATCACCTCGCTGGCGTTCGCCACCTACGTCGCCGTCCGCGTCGCGGAATCGGCCCGGCATCGATGGCCGAGGCGATCCGTGACCGAGGGCGCCGCCCTGGGTTAG